Below is a genomic region from Candidatus Dormiibacterota bacterium.
CCGCTACTTCCGCAGGCGGCCAGAAAACTAGCGGCGATGACACACAACAAGACCCGCTTACGCACTATTCGACCCCTTCCTTAGGTGCGCGGCAGCTCAATCACGACATTGGTTGCCTTCAACGACGCCACGGCGATCATCCCCGGCTTCAAGCCGAGTTCGTCAGCGGACTCCCGCGTGATCAGCGACACAATCCGGTGCGGACCCGCCTGCAGTTCGACCTGTGCCGCGACGCCGTCTTTGATGACGCGTGTGATGATGCCGACGAAGCGGTTTCGGGCGGACTCACTGACCACTGCCGGAAGGTCCGGGCGCGGCTGCGCGGCCATATAGCGGGCCAGCACAGCGCCGTCGATCTGCCGCTGACCTCCAGCTGAGCGCGCCGTCTTGATGCGGCCCGAATCTACCAACCGCCTGACCGTGTCGGGGCTGACCCGCAGAAGTTCGGCGGCTTGCCGGATCCTTAGATGGGTTCCCACATTCGAACAATAGCAAATGCGGAATCTGAAGCCTCTTTGAGGCCTATACCCTATGGTGTTTGGCGCTATTCCCTAACATCTGCGAGATTTTCGCTCCCGTCATTCCTCGGTTCGCGATGTGCGATCGGCGACAAGGTCGACGACAGCCCCTTAGCGGGTGCTCCATTGAAACC
It encodes:
- a CDS encoding TOBE domain-containing protein; its protein translation is MGTHLRIRQAAELLRVSPDTVRRLVDSGRIKTARSAGGQRQIDGAVLARYMAAQPRPDLPAVVSESARNRFVGIITRVIKDGVAAQVELQAGPHRIVSLITRESADELGLKPGMIAVASLKATNVVIELPRT